The following are from one region of the Camelus ferus isolate YT-003-E chromosome 13, BCGSAC_Cfer_1.0, whole genome shotgun sequence genome:
- the THAP3 gene encoding THAP domain-containing protein 3, giving the protein MPKSCAARQCCNRYSNRRKQLTFHRFPFSRPELLKEWVLNIGRGNFEPKQHTVICSEHFRPECFSAFGNRKNLKHNAVPTVFAFQGPPQLVRENTDPACGSADATSEKGQALPEPGARECGPGRKTDTTLEGLRPPVNAGGLGEQVPPPRPGAAQAPGQQAGPAVGRPLPVQPSDHSYALLDLDALKKKLFLTLKENEKLRRRLKAQRLVIRRMSSRLLRARSAGPPGLQALPGPGPQS; this is encoded by the exons ATGCCGAAGTCGTGCGCGGCCCGGCAGTGCTGCAACCGCTACAGCAATCGCAGGAAGCAGCTCACCTTCCACCG GTTCCCATTCAGCCGGCCCGAGCTGCTGAAGGAATGGGTGCTGAACATTGGCCGGGGCAACTTCGAGCCCAAGCAGCACACAGTCATCTGCTCCGAGCACTTCCGACCCGAGTGCTTCAGCGCCTTTGGGAACCGCAAGAACCTGAAGCACAACGCGGTGCCCACAGTGTTCGCCTTCCAGGGCCCCCCGCAG CTGGTGAGGGAGAACACGGACCCTGCCTGCGGGAGTGCAGATGCCACCTCTGAGAAGGGACAG GCCCTCCCCGAGCCAGGGGCCAGGGAGTGTGGCCCAGGGAGAAAGACGGACACTACGCTGGAAGGACTGCGGCCGCCCGTGAACGCTGGAGGCCTGGGAGAACAG GTCCCGCCGCCCAGGCCGGGAGCTGCCCAGGCGCCAGGTCAGCAGGCGGGTCCCGCGGTGGGCAGGCCCCTCCCCGTGCAGCCTTCCGACCACAGCTACGCCCTTTTGGACTTGGATGCCctgaaaaaaaaactcttcctgACGCTGAAGGAGAACGAGAAGCTGCGCAGGCGCTTGAAGGCCCAGAGGCTGGTGATACGGCGGATGTCCAGTCGCCTCCTCCGCGCCCGCAGCGCAGGGCCGCCAGGACTGCAGGCACTGCCCGGGCCAGGGCCGCAAAGCTGA